The Polyangiaceae bacterium genome includes a window with the following:
- the nadA gene encoding quinolinate synthase NadA encodes MAHAAFPTLTIHADRFEAEGAFAESQAAYLDPDPDEVAALQRLLEDKNAGVVAHFYMDPELQGVLAACEWPHIHISDSLAMADAAIGMVEGGARTIVVLGVDFMSENVRAMLDASGHADVPVYRVAMEPIGCSLAESAEAAAYGAYLQKAARVPSSLHVVYINTSLITKARAHALVPTITCTSSNVVKTVLQAFAQIPEANVWFGPDTYMGKNLAELFRSLAELPVEQIRALHPAHDQASIRRVSQHFHYFEQGTCIVHHMFGAEVAERVRQDYPDAFVTAHLEVPGEMFQVALEKQRHGQGAVGSTSDILSFIGKKVDEAVSGRLSFVLGTEAGMVTSIVRRVRSALRARPQVAVDIVFPVASEAIAATGDAELAVVPGVAGGEGCSTAGGCATCPYMKMNSLDALLELLGRVGVAGKVSLAPFEPRKYVEQVAGHTAAEMGGRPILHMRHFQKHGRLSDELVLDIQTRAQGSDPTAVKAC; translated from the coding sequence GTGGCTCACGCGGCATTTCCGACTCTGACCATCCACGCGGACCGCTTCGAGGCGGAGGGCGCCTTCGCCGAATCCCAGGCGGCGTACCTCGACCCGGATCCGGACGAAGTCGCGGCGCTCCAGCGGTTGCTGGAGGACAAGAACGCCGGCGTCGTCGCGCATTTCTACATGGACCCCGAGCTCCAGGGCGTGCTGGCCGCGTGCGAATGGCCGCACATCCACATCTCGGACTCCCTGGCCATGGCGGACGCGGCCATCGGCATGGTGGAAGGCGGCGCTCGTACCATCGTCGTGCTCGGTGTGGACTTCATGAGTGAGAACGTCCGCGCCATGCTCGACGCCAGCGGCCACGCGGACGTCCCCGTGTATCGCGTTGCCATGGAGCCGATTGGCTGCAGCCTGGCGGAGAGCGCGGAAGCCGCCGCCTACGGCGCGTACCTGCAGAAGGCCGCGCGCGTGCCGAGCTCCCTGCACGTCGTCTACATCAACACCAGCTTGATCACGAAGGCGCGGGCGCACGCCCTCGTTCCCACCATCACCTGCACCTCCAGCAACGTCGTGAAAACGGTGCTGCAGGCCTTTGCTCAGATCCCGGAAGCCAACGTGTGGTTCGGGCCGGACACCTACATGGGGAAGAACCTCGCCGAGCTGTTCCGCTCCCTCGCCGAGCTCCCCGTGGAACAGATCCGTGCTCTGCACCCGGCCCACGACCAAGCCAGCATTCGGCGCGTTTCCCAGCACTTCCACTATTTCGAGCAGGGCACCTGCATCGTCCACCACATGTTCGGCGCCGAAGTCGCCGAGCGCGTGCGGCAGGACTACCCCGACGCCTTCGTCACCGCGCACTTGGAGGTCCCCGGCGAGATGTTCCAGGTCGCGCTGGAGAAGCAGCGCCACGGGCAGGGGGCCGTGGGCTCCACCAGCGATATCCTCTCCTTCATCGGCAAGAAGGTGGACGAAGCCGTCAGCGGTCGCCTCTCGTTCGTGCTGGGCACCGAGGCCGGCATGGTCACTTCCATCGTTCGCCGAGTCCGCTCCGCGCTGCGCGCTCGCCCACAGGTCGCGGTCGACATCGTCTTCCCCGTGGCCAGCGAGGCCATCGCGGCTACGGGGGACGCCGAGCTGGCCGTCGTCCCCGGCGTGGCCGGGGGTGAGGGCTGCTCCACCGCGGGGGGCTGCGCCACTTGCCCCTACATGAAGATGAACAGCCTCGACGCCCTGCTCGAGCTCCTCGGCCGCGTGGGGGTCGCCGGCAAGGTCAGCCTCGCCCCCTTCGAGCCCCGCAAGTACGTGGAGCAGGTCGCCGGTCACACCGCCGCTGAGATGGGAGGCCGCCCCATCCTCCACATGCGTCACTTCCAGAAGCACGGTCGCCTCTCCGACGAGCTCGTTTTGGACATCCAGACCCGCGCTCAAGGTTCGGATCCAACGGCCGTTAAAGCGTGTTGA
- a CDS encoding sulfatase-like hydrolase/transferase: protein MQNVELDSEARGQGVPRVEAESADFSALAEERRSARLRLVRARKLAAFALLAVPMVAVVAADALRRGDRLMELHGVYRATYAGAMLESLVLWSLLLVAASRRHGWGRWVAAVLFVVAATFTFGGQQYFFQQYNAYLNVDVSLFASNFMDSVVNQLFADIGNYLRAKTPPFIVAILLIALGRRLIRPRRWVGRAACVAAPLVLVASFFIPTQHRHLQASTPDVLYLQAVGGLIRTQLGFTDQSHQLRPRVRNSLPVAKLTPGKPDRNVVFVLLESVRADATCINPDESCRRTEATNQLFPGRFPFTQMRSMESCTAISLAVLWSGVGPQESRDVLHTWPLLFDYAKAAGFHTAYWTSQNMMFGNARLWVKNLGADRFVSATDLEPTADLDMGAPENYLADYVVKDFQNLPEPFFAVVHLSNVHYPYYVNPKGPQPFQPATTSKAPDKNGSFFNYYQNSVYQQDQHIAKILKHIRESDAGKRTIIVYTSDHGEAFREHGQMGHTFSIFDEEIHVPAWIDAPPGVLNEEEEANLRAKRDAYLFHVDMAPTMLDLMGLWDAPQLAKYKKKMLGHSMLRPELTETALPMTNCAGVWSCAFENWGYMRRNMKLEARAWDTGWKCYDVERDPFETTDLGPAACGDLLDHTLKTFGGLPGRTPK from the coding sequence GTGCAGAACGTCGAGCTCGACAGCGAAGCACGCGGCCAAGGAGTGCCGCGCGTGGAGGCCGAATCCGCAGACTTCTCGGCGTTAGCCGAGGAGCGCCGGAGTGCGCGGCTGCGGCTCGTTCGCGCTCGCAAGCTGGCGGCGTTCGCGTTGCTCGCCGTGCCCATGGTCGCGGTGGTCGCCGCCGACGCTCTCCGTCGCGGGGACCGCTTGATGGAGCTCCACGGTGTCTATCGCGCGACCTACGCCGGCGCGATGCTCGAGAGCCTCGTCCTGTGGAGCCTGCTCTTGGTGGCGGCATCGCGGCGCCATGGTTGGGGGCGTTGGGTCGCGGCCGTGCTCTTCGTCGTGGCGGCCACCTTCACCTTTGGCGGACAGCAGTACTTCTTCCAGCAGTACAACGCGTACTTGAACGTCGACGTGTCCCTGTTTGCGTCGAACTTCATGGACAGCGTGGTGAATCAGCTGTTCGCCGACATCGGGAACTACCTGCGCGCGAAGACGCCGCCCTTCATCGTCGCCATCTTGCTCATAGCCTTGGGACGCCGGCTGATTCGCCCGCGCCGCTGGGTGGGGCGCGCGGCGTGCGTGGCGGCGCCACTGGTGCTGGTGGCGTCGTTCTTCATTCCGACGCAGCACCGCCACCTGCAAGCTTCCACGCCGGACGTCTTGTACCTCCAAGCGGTGGGCGGACTCATCCGTACGCAGCTCGGCTTCACGGATCAGTCGCATCAGCTGAGGCCGCGGGTTCGGAATTCGCTACCGGTGGCGAAGCTCACCCCCGGCAAGCCGGATCGGAACGTGGTGTTCGTGCTGTTGGAGAGCGTTCGCGCGGACGCCACCTGCATCAATCCGGATGAGAGCTGTCGCCGCACGGAAGCCACCAATCAGCTATTTCCAGGGCGATTTCCCTTCACCCAGATGCGCTCCATGGAGTCCTGCACGGCGATCAGCCTGGCCGTGCTGTGGTCCGGCGTGGGGCCGCAGGAGTCGCGTGACGTGCTCCACACGTGGCCGCTCTTGTTCGACTACGCCAAGGCCGCGGGCTTTCACACCGCCTATTGGACGAGCCAGAACATGATGTTCGGCAACGCGCGGCTGTGGGTGAAGAACCTGGGTGCGGATCGCTTCGTGAGCGCCACGGATCTGGAGCCCACGGCGGACCTGGACATGGGCGCGCCCGAAAACTACCTCGCGGATTACGTGGTGAAGGACTTCCAGAACCTGCCGGAGCCCTTCTTCGCGGTCGTTCATCTCTCGAACGTCCACTACCCGTATTACGTGAACCCGAAGGGGCCCCAGCCCTTTCAGCCCGCGACCACCAGCAAGGCCCCCGACAAGAACGGATCCTTCTTCAACTACTACCAGAACTCGGTCTATCAGCAGGACCAGCACATCGCGAAGATCCTGAAGCACATCCGAGAGTCCGACGCCGGCAAGCGCACCATCATCGTGTACACCAGCGATCACGGCGAGGCGTTTCGTGAGCACGGCCAGATGGGGCACACGTTCAGCATCTTCGACGAAGAGATCCACGTGCCCGCGTGGATCGACGCTCCCCCCGGCGTGCTCAACGAAGAAGAAGAGGCGAACCTCCGCGCCAAGCGCGACGCCTATCTGTTCCACGTGGACATGGCGCCCACCATGTTGGACCTGATGGGGCTTTGGGATGCGCCGCAGCTCGCCAAGTACAAGAAGAAGATGCTGGGTCACAGCATGCTGCGGCCGGAGCTCACGGAAACCGCGCTGCCCATGACCAACTGCGCGGGGGTGTGGAGCTGCGCCTTCGAGAACTGGGGCTACATGCGCCGCAACATGAAGCTCGAAGCGCGGGCCTGGGATACCGGCTGGAAGTGCTACGACGTCGAGCGCGACCCGTTCGAGACCACGGACCTCGGGCCCGCCGCCTGCGGCGACCTGCTCGACCACACCCTGAAGACCTTCGGGGGGCTGCCGGGGCGGACGCCGAAGTAG